The sequence TTCAGTGTGTCGGTGCTTCTGCTTTCCCTGTTGTCCTTCTGTTccgtctttttttctgtttctgtcaaatttaaaaacaactgcaCTCTGAAATACACACTCTTTGCAAGATGTTGTCTAAACTAGTGGTTGGAAGGCATATTTGTGTTTGGTCTCTGATGgtttatttacactttttgCAGGCCACGCCCACGGACTACAGCGCCATGATGAGCAACAAAGCCAAGAAGTCTATTGACTTCCTTCTGATGCAGGACACCGCCCCGACGATAGCCACGGACGTGTCACTGCAGTACCGCCTCGACATCGTCTTCTGCCAAACGGTCACCTacacatattttaattattgtatGTCTGAGCTGATGCGTTTATCCTGGAGTGACTCAGAGTGAAGGAGAAGGCCAAGAAGAAGTGTAAATATCATAGAAGCAAGGAGTTCAGAGCTCTACGACTTAGTGTCTTTATggtatttatgtgtgtaatggagaccaggggttccattacccttacttgtatttttattaattgactgactgatttgtatttaaaaaccgtaatgaagaaaaacacacactggtTGATTGTGATTCTTTATTAGGCTTTTTGGGTTGTTATTTAAGTGACTCGTTAAAGGTGAAGAGACAGGGGGACTGGCCATCCTACCTGTGTCAGGAAAAGAACCTGTGTTAGAGCTGTTCACATTTAATCATTTGTCTGTAACCTAAATTAGTTGTATATGTAAAAAGAGAAGTGTTAACAGTACTCACTTTGTAAAGAGTAAAAGCAGCTCAATCACCTGCTTATGAGCTCCTGGAGAAAACCAATGTGCCAGGCTAGGGGAGTGTGTGTTGGAGTGATTTTGTTAAAAGTTGTCATTATTGTGCTTGGACCTTGTCTTGAACTGTATGTTCAGATATTTTCTGTTCCTCCCCCACATGTAGGATGTTGGGGATGTTACTAGCTATAGTTTTCAACTGCAGGCACAATCTATGTAAGATTctggtttccttatttggtaagGAGTGTTCACTTCCTGCCCTTTATGGGCTCACCATGTAAATGGTGGACTGTTAGAGAGGTTAAGCCATATACGAGGTTGAGGGGAGATGACCCTTTTATGACTAGAGATGCGGTTAAAACGTTTGTAAGCAGGAAGTCACgtatacagacacacatacactctctctcactcacacacacacacacacacacacacacacacacacacacacacacacacacacacacacagtgccttaGCTTTTACCACACAACATATGGGGTTTACAATGGGCGGTTGTGtaactgttttcattcaataaaaGGCTGGAGTTGGAGTTGTCTGAGTTTGGGTGTAGAGCTTGCAACTCTGAGGATCCGACCAGGCTTCCCCTGCACAAGTAAAAACCAATCGAGCTCTGATTGTCTTACTTTGTTCTGAGTCAGCGAGGGCTGAAACCTAACTGTGGTTAAGGTGTTTTAATAGAGACTCTTGGAGAGCTTGCGCAAGACGCCTTAGCGAATCATCTCGATTTTAAACCTCCGTTAACATCTCACCATGGGATCCAGAGCGTCCAGATTACTCAGAGAAGAGGAAATTGAAGAAATTAAGAAGGAAACTGGCTTTTCCCACAGGAAGATCACTCGCCTGTACAGACGTTTCACCAGCCTGGATAAAGGGGAAAACGGCACCCTCAGTCGAGAAGATTTCCAGAGAATCCCCGAGTTGGCCATCAACCCTCTGGGAGATATAATCATCAACGCATTCTTTCCCTTTGAGAGGACCAGGTAAATTTCCGGGGCTTCATGCGGACCCTGGCTCACTTCAGACCAATCGAAGACAACGAGAAGAACAAGAACCCCTCAGCTACAGAGCCCCTGAACAGCAGGACAAACAAGCTGCTTTTTGCTTTCCGTCTGTATGACCTGGACAGAGATGACAAGATCTCCCGAGATGAGCTCCTGCAGGTCTTGCGGATGATGGTTGGAGTTAACATTTCAGATGAAAAACTCGGCAGCATTGCTGATAGGACCATCCAGGAGGCTGACACAAACGGAGATGGCTACATTTCCTTCAATGAGTTTATCATGGTCTTGGAAAAGGCAAATGTAGTTCAGAACCAATAAAACAtttagaaaaatgtttaaaggaAGAGGTCGATAAACATAAGCCAggcaagacaaaaacaaaactcatgACTGAGTACATGAACTTTTTTCAGCCATGGAAACAGGAAGAACAAAGGCGTGCTGAAAATAGAAAGCAGAAACAGTCTAGACAGCAACTCACATCTCAGGCCAGTAATAAACCACCAGTTCCACAGGTGGCCTGTTCACAACCACCACCATATCAGCCAGAACCCTCAGCCTCAGAGGCACCcacaaccacaaaaaaaaccccaacgaATCCGTTCCTACCACCACAAGGCCCATACGCCTCAGCCAGACACCAATTGAATTAAATGTCTCGCGACGTCCCCACACACAAAGAGCAAGAAGAAATAGGGACAGATCCTTACAACAGGGACATGGGAGGAcacggtcacagttacccccaagaatttaaaactgctcaccctctccaccgcctcactgccaatgaagagaggcagatggttgttatgacccctcttccggaaatctacaatgatctccttggtctttttggtgtttaagaccaagttattgtcgtggcaccatgactctagttgttgcacctctgtcctatagtttgtctcatcattgttggatataagtccgagcactgtagtgtcatctgcaaacttaacaatgagattggacgcgcaggaggaaatacagtcatgggtgaagagagtgtatagcagagggctcagaacacacccctgaggggcaccggtgttgaccacaagggtggaagaggtgttcttacccactctgacactctgtctacggttagtgaggaagtccacaatccagttgcacagagaggagttaagtcccagttggtggagtttgggacgtagtttgtatggccggatggtattaaaagccgagctgtagtctacaaagaggagctgTGCATAGGtattcctgtgttccaagtgcttcagtaatgtgtgcagcactgtggcgatcgcatcctcggttgaccggttctccctgtatgcaaactggtgcgagtccagggatggtggaaaagcagctctgatgtgtttaatgaccagtctctccaggcatttggcgggaatgggggtgagtgccacaggtctgaaatcgttcagacatgtgacatttgactgttttgggatgggaacgatggttgctgctttgaaacaggatggtaccagtgaacaggacaacgaggtgttatatatagaggtgaagacgtccgccaggtcttttagcacccggcccagcactccatccggcccggccgccttcctggtgttaatgctccggaacacacgcctcagctcatgagtgctcaggaccggagcagggtcggttgaggggagaggggacaggacagggtcggtgttctccctgtcaaaacgggcataaaagagatttagatcctcagccagagtagaactgtcggctgagggtgatggtgttcttcttttgtagtccgtgatagccctgatgccctcccagacctgccttgggtttgtgttgttctcaaacctgggtgttgttctcaaacctggcctcgatacgcctcctgtgctgctgcttggcagtcttgatgcctcttctcaggttggccctggcagcactgtatgcctcctggtccccggatttgaaagcgttgttccttgttcgaataagttgttgaactccgtgtgtcatccagggtggattattagggaacacacggaatcgtttccaagttgttacattgtccacacagaaacagatgtagtccaagacagtggaggtgtaactgtccaatgcgacacgattgtcagtgtcctgcaccttgaatacatcccagtctgtgcagtggaaacagtcctgaagcatcggaatagcatcctgcggccatgttctcacggttttggttgtaatcccagtgctcttgatcttttgtgtgtatattgggtgtagcagaagggagagatggtctgacccaggtggggataagcctgggctctgtacgcattcgccatgttggtgtacacctggtccaacgttctatctcctctggtaacacacttcacattacggtggaaattgtgaagtacagatttcaggtccgcgtggttaaaatccccagccgcaataaagacactgtccaggtgtgctaccaggctgttattgatgctgctgctcaattgtgctaacgctagcttagcattagcatctggtggaatgtaaacagcgcagatgtaaacggcagaaaattcccgagggagatagaatGGACGGCACTTTAACACCAACAGTTCTACCTCCGTACTGCACAGTTTTTCCGTTACCGTGACGTTCGTGCACCAAAGGTTGTTAATATAGATGCACAGCCCCCCGCCAGTCTTCTTACCCGAGTCCGCAGACCTGTCGGCTCGATAGGCGGTGCGGCCTGCTAGATCGATAGCCGCATCGGGAATGGCGCTGTCCAGccaggtttcagtgaaaatcaTGCACGAACAGTTATTAAAAGTCCGTCGAGTGGCGATCTGCAGTCGTATTTCATCCAGTTTGTAACGGATTGAACGGGCGTTGGAGAGGAATATGATCGGGAGTGGTGGTTTAAACGGACTAGTCTTTAGCCGTGCCCACAGGCCTCCCCGCTTGCCTCTCTTCTGCCTCCGCTCGCAACGTCTCCTCCTGCGGCTTGCTGTTGCGGGTAGCCCCGGGGGTTGCTTAACGATCTCCGGGGGGGATGAGATACTCGGATGTTAGTTGAAGATCTCCACGGCTTAGTTGTAGTAGATCATCTCTGTTGTATTGAAGTAACCCCAGACTGTGTGAAATAATACACAGTACCACCAAAAGTGCAAAAGTGTAGGAGCTCCGGGCCGCTGCGTCTGCGCGCCGCCATCTTGGTTGCTGCTGAACCTTTGAACCTGGTTGAGCAGTTGGAGCCTCGGTGCTATTTGGTGTTTGATGCTTCGGCTGTTAAAGTGCATCTTATCTTAATTTTTTGGATTCTTTCCTACAGTTTTAATACTTCTTAATGGTTTTCAGATCCTGATAATCCGAGCTGCAAAGCAGAAGGGCATCCAGGTCACATGCGAGGTCGCCCCTCACCACCTCTTCCTATGTGAGGACAATGTGGCGCAGATCGGCGACGGTCGAGCGCAGGTTCGACCCATGCTGGGAACACGCGAGGACATGGAGACACTCTGGGAAAATCTGGACATTATCGACTGCTTTGCTACAGACCACGGTCAGAGAGCATTCATTTTCTGTCACCGATCATGCAGACAGACTTGTCTTCGACCTTCCTGAACTgtacggtttttgttttgttttgctagcTCCTCACTCTGTAGACGAGAAGAACAGTGAGCGTCCTCCTCCTGGTTACCCCGGTCTGGAAACAatgctgcctctgctgctcaCCGCCGTCAGTGATGGACGTCTGACTCTGGATGATATTACCAGACGTCTTTATGACAATCCACGCAGGATCTTCAACCTGCCCGTTCAGGAAAACACCTACGTGGAGgtaaacagacaaacacaattAAAGGGAATTCATTTTAAGGAGACATTATTTTGATGCAGTAATTAGCAGCCTATCTGTACTCTGATGAAATATGTTCCTAATTATTTATCAATTACGTGTCTTTCAGGTGGACCTGGAGCAGGAGTGGGTTATTCCTCAGGCCATGCAGTTCACTAAGTCTAAGTGGACTCCTTTCGAAGGTATGAAGGTGAAAGGTAAAGTCCGCCGCGTGGTCCTGCGAGGAGAGGTGGCCTACATCGACGGCCAGGTCAGCATTCGTGCATTTTGCTtttgaacaagaaaacaaagagaataaaTGTAGTTGATCTAATAAAGTACGTGTCCTGTCTCCTTCAGGTGCTCGTGCCTCCAGGTTACGGTGAGGATGTGAAGACTTGGCCCACTTCTTCAACCCATCCTATAGAACCTGTCAAAGAAACTCCAATGGTAATAAAAGTGAATGCGGTAATAATGCAGCTGCCTTCCATGCTTTCtgttgtaagataaagactctacaataatattACATCACATTGGTGTTTTGGCCACCACCATGATTATTTTTGGAGCCAAAATTGACCAGATTTAAGAAGAGAGTGAAGTTATCTGCCAACACTAACACACTTCTTTAGCAGCCATAGCCATGAAGAACGTGCACACAGCAGCAGATATCGGCTAGTTGATGCTAAGTAAACGTAACTGAAAGAAAACACTAGAATTTCATTCAACAAATTGAATAAAAGAACTTCTTAGATGTAATTAGTTTAAAATGCTGTAAAAGACACAGCAAGCAAAATCGAGAGGTTCAGATCAGTGATTAAAGTTGGTGTTTCTTCCATGCCTGAAATGTCTGGTAGGAGGCAAACAGCAGGTATCAACTTGTTCCTTTTGAAATGTGGAGGAATAGCAGCTCCTCACTTTATTTCTAAGAAAGAGGTCTTAGACGCCACCGTTTGGAGGAAGCTCTTTTCCGGTGCTTATATCCCCGGTCTTCTTTCTTATGAGCGTAGATGACATCTAAAAAGTTCACAGAATTTGGTGAACGTACAGCTAACAGAGTTtaattacaaacaaaaacatttaaagcctgTACTTAGAACTGTTTTGAGTGTTTCTTGAACTCCTCTATGTGGGGATTACTTcatgtgttttgtttacattaatTCTGCTCCATCAGACTCCTGAGCGTCAGCGTCCAACTCCACCCCGGGATGGAGTGCGGACTCGAGCTGCGAGCCCACGACGCATTGGTGGAGAAAGCCGCTACCTGCTGCCGCCCCGCATCCACCGTGCCTCTGATCCCGGCCTGCCACCAGGTATTACAGCTCCCAGAATGCTTTGGAacagcagttttttgttttacctcGAGGGTTTCTCCCAATGTTTCTACCAGTGTATTATCAGCCTGCCTGgctgtggtggggcgtggtctgcggtgccgtgcagggagggcggacgtacctgcacggcatccttaatcacgcccgcctagttaaaaacacggggactcaggggttTGGGTGTGTAGTGGTGAGATGTAAATAAAGATGGCTCCGAATGATActccgtggtcccgccgtgcCTTATTCTCGCCACACTGGCCTTAACAGGGGATTTTTAAAGCCTTCTTTAGGCAAAAGGTATCAATAAGTTGAAAGAGGGGTTAAAAAATGAAGCAGATGTTATCATATCATTTCACATGTTCAGCTGGTATGTCCATTAATCAAGTATGTCAAAACTGTTCATTGCCGTATAAAAACAAGTTTAATTAAAGTTGTTTGATGTTCTCCTGCTGATTCTCAGTGAAACACCTTTGCTGTGTTCCAGTCATTGATACACTGCGACTCTTATCCCCACAGAGATGGTCATGCTCCCACCAGCCGCTGCTGTTGACGGGTACAGCCATCCTCCCCCACTGTCCAGGCTGCTGTCCCCACAGTCTGGGTCAGGACAGGTGCCTCCTGGTCAGGTGTCACACCTGCAGatgtctcctctgcttcacccaCTGGTGGGACAGCACATCTTGTCTGTCAGACAGTTCAGCAAGGAGCAGGTACGCCGAAGAAGATGAAACACACTCTGGGAATGCTGACAGGTTTAAAACAAGATCTCGGGTCTGAACAAAAGCTTATTTTTGTGTCCTTCGTTTGTTTCAGATCTCACACCTGTTCAATGTTGCTCACACTTTACGTTTGATGGTTCAGAAGGAACGAAGCCTGGAAATACTCAAGGTATCTCCTAAACGTGCCTCATGTTACTGCACTATTCACTAATTTCAGTTATGTGCTGTTACAATGGTGGATGTTCGTATCAAACATGACCAAAGTTATAGAATGATGAGGTACCTTAAAGTAATCCCTCATTCCTCATGCCTTCCTGTTCAGGGTAAAGTAATGGCCTCCATATTCTATGAGGTCAGCACTCGCACCAGCAGTTCCTTCGCAGCGGCCATGCAGCGTTTGGGCGGCTCCGTCGTCCATTCCAGCGAGGCCACTTCCTCCTCGCTGAAGGGAGAATCGCTGGCGGACTCTGTCCAGATCATGAGTGGCTACGCTGACGTCCTCGTGCTGCGTCACCCAACACCTGGAGCTGTAGAGGTGGATTTTAGatggatacttttttttattaaaagttttctttacgtaaaagaaaataaagactaATTGGTCATGAAAGTAACTGCAGCAGCAccctgttgtgtgttttttgatgCTTGTTTAGTTTGAAGATGAGTTTTTAATATCTTACGCACGTGACTCCTCCTTCTCAGAGCGCGTCCCGTCAGTGGCGTAAGCCGCTGATCAATGCTGGCGACGGTGTCGGGGAGCATCCCACTCAGGCCCTGTTGGACGTCTTCACCATCAGAGAGGAGCTGGGAACGGTCAACGGCATGACGGTGAGCGACATGATTCCTTTTTAATTTAATCTTCAGCCAGaataaaactttacatgaaaacatgttaaaactgTGGCGTCTGTCAGATAACGATGGTTGGAGATCTGAAACATGGCCGAACGGTTCATTCCCTCGCCAAACTGCTGACCCAGTACCGCATCACTCTGCGTTACGTGGCTCCCAAAAACCTCCACATGCCAGCAGAGATCGTCAGCTACGTGGCCTCAAAGGGCATCAAACAGGTGAGGACTAAACATGGTTACACAGCAAAGAGGAGTTTTCACAAATATGTACTAAAAActgctaatttaaaaaaacatgtttgtttgcaggAGGAGTTTGACAGCATCGAGGAGGCTCTGCCTGACACCGACGTCCTCTACATGACGAGGATCCAGAAGGAGAGGTTTGCATCTGAGGAGGAGTACAAAGCCGTAAGTTTCATTTCACcgactggttttattttgtgacacagaTACTTGCATATACTCACAGCGCATCTGTAGTTAGGCCTGGTGCTTCCTGCCTCATGCTGGCCCGGTAATCGTTTTTGATATCGTTCAGTTGGTCTCATGGTGACATTTTCCCTAATCCACTATTCTGGACTGCAAACTCCACTGACTCCATCTGGTGAAGCTGGGGTTTGTCTGCATTTGGAGTTCATCTTTAGTGGAAAGCAGCTGATTTGTTCAGTTATTCGTCACAAAGTTCTTTCCAAATGAAATATTTCTAGAGGCAAAACTATTAAATAGAATTGTCTTAAGAAAACAAGAAGATATGCGAGAAAGAAGGCGTTCCCTCACCCCTCTACAGATGTAAGCGTGTGGGGAAATATGGAAGTGGAACCCTTTAGCTAAGCATTCATAGGTGCAGACAGAACCAATCAGCTCAGGTCTCATGTGACTGGATGATCCCGGAGTATTTTTGATCTTTAACTGTGACTCTGTTGTTTCTCTCAGTGTTTTGGTCAGTTCGTCCTCACTCCTCACATCATGACTGGAGCCAAACAGAAGATGGTGGTGATGCACCCGCTGCCCAGAGTCAATGAAATCAGGTGAGACGCGCTCAGTCAAATGTCTGACAACAATATCAGTTCCAGctgtgttgtttaaatgttgCTTGAGCCCTTAAATGGGCTGCAGAAATGTAACGTTTTGTGTACAATGTCTAATTTCAGTACGATTTCTTTTAACTAACTTAAATTTgaactgaattttattttaacccACCTTACATTATTTGCTATTGTGTTGATTAAGTGGACTAATGATCTGTTTCTctttgttatttctctctcagcGTGGAGGTGGACACAGACCCGAGGGCGGCATATTTCCGTCAGGCAGAGAATGGCATGTACATCCGAATGGCCCTGCTGGCCACCGTACTGGGCCGATAACTCAGTgtgtgtcacaggctgggtctctgacccagcgctctgagttcattttgtatttgtctcattttagaTATGTGATTAGTTTGTGTCATTCCTATTTAGCTTTAGTTAAGGAAAGGCAGTTATTAATTATTGTTTCCTTGGTTTCTATGTTTGAGTTCTTGTATCGTTCATCACGTGTTAGGTCTGTTAagcttgtgttgtcatgtctagtttcagtgtttcctgttttattttgaaggagtcgtgtgttctttgttcattgtatttagtttcacttcccccgtcctgtcattaggttcatgtcagtcagctgttcctccatgtgttcccacttcccctaatcacctcctgtgtatttaagtcctgtgttttcagtgtgtcattgtCAGATCGTCTGCTTTGTTTGCAAGCCAAGAAGTTGCGTCAAGTCTCCTCGCGGCAAGTCCATGTTCCTGTTGTAGGTTTTTAAGTTAATTTAGCtcacccagtttagtttattgtTAGCCTTGCATTTTGCCTTTTGTTTccgtctgcatttgggtccacccTTCACTCTACACACAATCAGCCCTGCTGATTGTGACAGTGTGCTGCTTCTTTGTCCTACAAACTGtcagagaaacaaaaatgtatCTTTTCTGAAATCTATACATTTCTCATTTCCTGCCCCAGAGGGGTGCAAGTAGGTTTAAATACTAGATTTAATAGTGAGTTAAAGTTTATAACATGCTGCTGTAAcacagaactttttttttctccagtcaCACAAATGTTTACTTGTTTTCTTTCCTGCTGTATTTCAAGATTCCTTTATTTTTACATGTCTTAAAACCATTAACATAATTAACATATAGAACCAGAATCTGTCTTGTTTGAAATGGTTAAGAGATGATCAGTGTTTGTGCATCGATGAGCCAAATCGAGGGGCAAAGGGAAGAAATAGGAAGTGGGTGCTGCTATCGATGTCtcttttacatatatatataatttgcaGCTGCTGCATCTGATTAATGATGTTTAAAGGgaccagtggcgtgtctagaaaatttttgttgggggggccaggtaggggcacagatttggagaagggtggcagatttaattggcagataatgttttaaaaaaaaattctaccaacccttaaccataattcaataatcctataaacctaataaccaaatgcacttttaactcttattagaatgagattttaaccactacggtgcaaagtttttagatactgcgttgataaagtacaagag is a genomic window of Maylandia zebra isolate NMK-2024a unplaced genomic scaffold, Mzebra_GT3a scaffold04, whole genome shotgun sequence containing:
- the LOC106676440 gene encoding multifunctional protein CAD, with amino-acid sequence MLGTREDMETLWENLDIIDCFATDHAPHSVDEKNSERPPPGYPGLETMLPLLLTAVSDGRLTLDDITRRLYDNPRRIFNLPVQENTYVEVDLEQEWVIPQAMQFTKSKWTPFEGMKVKGKVRRVVLRGEVAYIDGQVLVPPGYGEDVKTWPTSSTHPIEPVKETPMTPERQRPTPPRDGVRTRAASPRRIGGESRYLLPPRIHRASDPGLPPEMVMLPPAAAVDGYSHPPPLSRLLSPQSGSGQVPPGQVSHLQMSPLLHPLVGQHILSVRQFSKEQISHLFNVAHTLRLMVQKERSLEILKGKVMASIFYEVSTRTSSSFAAAMQRLGGSVVHSSEATSSSLKGESLADSVQIMSGYADVLVLRHPTPGAVESASRQWRKPLINAGDGVGEHPTQALLDVFTIREELGTVNGMTITMVGDLKHGRTVHSLAKLLTQYRITLRYVAPKNLHMPAEIVSYVASKGIKQEEFDSIEEALPDTDVLYMTRIQKERFASEEEYKACFGQFVLTPHIMTGAKQKMVVMHPLPRVNEISVEVDTDPRAAYFRQAENGMYIRMALLATVLGR